In Tachypleus tridentatus isolate NWPU-2018 chromosome 7, ASM421037v1, whole genome shotgun sequence, a genomic segment contains:
- the LOC143255084 gene encoding phenoloxidase-activating factor 2-like isoform X2, with translation MKQVLTFLILLTLITVASGDDLRLSFGYHDNQRWPDRKSRYYLPESERTDETCVCLPAAFCSNRNIVTDGRGLLNARGKVSQRSKCKEYDVCCLSHQRTSQQCGVAQIQGSIIGSLTPPNDGHAAFGKWPWQGAVLKVENKLTIFLCGATLIDSRHVLTVAHCVKKFTEENQFPLRIRLGEWDTQHKDEPYPHQDYNVQHIFIHPSFDATSLWNDIAVLRLVNDVSYQPHISPICLPHLEDVFDGDSCVVTGWGKDSFQDGRYTNLMREIRVPVIFNTLCEELLRSTFLGPYYHLHDGFICAGGGKDEDSCKGDGGGPLSCLRHDGTYSLAGLVSWGIECGKPGLPGVYVRVQKYLSWITSITGKSIESYWSN, from the exons ATGAAGCAAGTTCTCACATTTCTTATACTACTTACATTGATTACTGTGGCCTCTGGTGATGATTTAAGACTATCCTTTGGATACCATGATAACCAGAGGTGGCCCGACAGGAAGAGCAGATATTATCTACCAGAATCTGAAAGAACAGATGAAACTTGTGTTTGTTTACCCGCAGCATTTTGTAGTAACAGGAACATCGTCACAGACGGAAGGGGTCTACTCAATGCTCGCGGAAAG GTTTCACAACGATCAAAGTGTAAAGAGTATGATGTATGTTGCCTCTCCCATCAACGAACATCTCAACAGTGCGGAGTAGCCCAAATCCAGGGATCCATCATTGGAAGTCTTACACCACCAAATGATGGTCATGCAGCTTTTGGAAAATGGCCTTGGCAG ggCGCTGTTTTAAAGGTGGAGAACAAGTTGACCATCTTCCTGTGTGGAGCTACATTAATTGATTCCAGACATGTGTTAACTGTGGCACACTGCGTGAAGAAGTTCAC AGAGGAGAACCAGTTTCCTCTGAGGATCCGGCTAGGTGAATGGGACACTCAACACAAAGACGAGCCATATCCTCATCAAGATTATAACGTCCAACATATCTTTATTCACCCATCTTTTGATGCCACCAGTCTGTGGAATGATATTGCTGTACTTCGCCTTGTTAATGACGTTTCTTATCAGCCTCATATCAGTCCCATTTGTCTTCCACATCTTGAGGATGTGTTTGATGGAGATAGCTGTGTAGTCACTGGCTGGGGAAAAGACAGTTTTC AGGACGGCCGTTACACAAATTTGATGAGGGAAATCCGTGTTCCTGTCATTTTTAATACCTTATGCGAAGAGCTGTTAAGAAGTACGTTTCTTGGGCCTTATTATCATCTGCACGATGGATTCATCTGTGCTGGGGGCGGGAAGGATGAAGACTCTTGCAAG GGAGACGGTGGGGGCCCTCTCTCATGTTTGCGCCACGACGGAACGTACAGCTTAGCAGGACTGGTAAGCTGGGGAATAGAATGTGGAAAGCCAGGACTACCAGGAGTTTATGTACGAGTCCAGAAATATCTTTCTTGGATTACCAGTATCACTGGAAAGTCCATTGAATCATATTGGTCTAATTAG
- the LOC143255084 gene encoding phenoloxidase-activating factor 2-like isoform X1 yields MRRLPTLFMDPVADMKQVLTFLILLTLITVASGDDLRLSFGYHDNQRWPDRKSRYYLPESERTDETCVCLPAAFCSNRNIVTDGRGLLNARGKVSQRSKCKEYDVCCLSHQRTSQQCGVAQIQGSIIGSLTPPNDGHAAFGKWPWQGAVLKVENKLTIFLCGATLIDSRHVLTVAHCVKKFTEENQFPLRIRLGEWDTQHKDEPYPHQDYNVQHIFIHPSFDATSLWNDIAVLRLVNDVSYQPHISPICLPHLEDVFDGDSCVVTGWGKDSFQDGRYTNLMREIRVPVIFNTLCEELLRSTFLGPYYHLHDGFICAGGGKDEDSCKGDGGGPLSCLRHDGTYSLAGLVSWGIECGKPGLPGVYVRVQKYLSWITSITGKSIESYWSN; encoded by the exons ATGAGACGTTTACCAACTTTATTTATGGATCCAGTTGCAG ATATGAAGCAAGTTCTCACATTTCTTATACTACTTACATTGATTACTGTGGCCTCTGGTGATGATTTAAGACTATCCTTTGGATACCATGATAACCAGAGGTGGCCCGACAGGAAGAGCAGATATTATCTACCAGAATCTGAAAGAACAGATGAAACTTGTGTTTGTTTACCCGCAGCATTTTGTAGTAACAGGAACATCGTCACAGACGGAAGGGGTCTACTCAATGCTCGCGGAAAG GTTTCACAACGATCAAAGTGTAAAGAGTATGATGTATGTTGCCTCTCCCATCAACGAACATCTCAACAGTGCGGAGTAGCCCAAATCCAGGGATCCATCATTGGAAGTCTTACACCACCAAATGATGGTCATGCAGCTTTTGGAAAATGGCCTTGGCAG ggCGCTGTTTTAAAGGTGGAGAACAAGTTGACCATCTTCCTGTGTGGAGCTACATTAATTGATTCCAGACATGTGTTAACTGTGGCACACTGCGTGAAGAAGTTCAC AGAGGAGAACCAGTTTCCTCTGAGGATCCGGCTAGGTGAATGGGACACTCAACACAAAGACGAGCCATATCCTCATCAAGATTATAACGTCCAACATATCTTTATTCACCCATCTTTTGATGCCACCAGTCTGTGGAATGATATTGCTGTACTTCGCCTTGTTAATGACGTTTCTTATCAGCCTCATATCAGTCCCATTTGTCTTCCACATCTTGAGGATGTGTTTGATGGAGATAGCTGTGTAGTCACTGGCTGGGGAAAAGACAGTTTTC AGGACGGCCGTTACACAAATTTGATGAGGGAAATCCGTGTTCCTGTCATTTTTAATACCTTATGCGAAGAGCTGTTAAGAAGTACGTTTCTTGGGCCTTATTATCATCTGCACGATGGATTCATCTGTGCTGGGGGCGGGAAGGATGAAGACTCTTGCAAG GGAGACGGTGGGGGCCCTCTCTCATGTTTGCGCCACGACGGAACGTACAGCTTAGCAGGACTGGTAAGCTGGGGAATAGAATGTGGAAAGCCAGGACTACCAGGAGTTTATGTACGAGTCCAGAAATATCTTTCTTGGATTACCAGTATCACTGGAAAGTCCATTGAATCATATTGGTCTAATTAG